One stretch of Pedobacter riviphilus DNA includes these proteins:
- the efp gene encoding elongation factor P produces the protein MAKASEVKSGNVLRFNGELVSVEEYIHRTPGNLRAFYQARMRNVKTGKIVEYRFRTDEEVTICRVETNDYQYLYEDGDYLVVMDNNTFEQYNIPKLLFGNSIKFLKEGMNVTIAFESDEPIVAQLPNSVELEITYSEPAVKGDTSTSAQKYATVETGAEIRVPLFINQGDKVKVDTKTGEYMERVK, from the coding sequence ATGGCAAAGGCATCAGAAGTAAAAAGCGGAAACGTACTTCGTTTTAACGGAGAGTTGGTAAGTGTTGAAGAGTACATCCACCGTACCCCAGGAAATTTAAGGGCTTTTTATCAGGCCCGTATGCGCAATGTAAAAACCGGAAAAATTGTAGAATACCGTTTCCGGACCGATGAGGAGGTGACCATCTGCCGTGTAGAAACCAACGACTATCAATATCTTTATGAAGATGGCGATTATTTAGTGGTAATGGACAACAACACTTTTGAGCAGTACAATATCCCCAAGCTGCTTTTCGGAAACTCCATTAAGTTTTTAAAAGAGGGCATGAATGTAACGATCGCTTTTGAAAGTGATGAACCGATTGTTGCCCAGCTTCCTAATAGCGTAGAGCTGGAAATTACCTACTCTGAACCCGCTGTAAAAGGCGATACCTCTACCAGCGCACAAAAATATGCCACTGTAGAAACCGGCGCCGAAATTAGGGTTCCTTTGTTTATTAACCAAGGAGATAAGGTTAAAGTTGATACTAAAACCGGCGAATATATGGAAAGGGTAAAATAG